From a region of the Rhipicephalus microplus isolate Deutch F79 chromosome X, USDA_Rmic, whole genome shotgun sequence genome:
- the LOC142777264 gene encoding LOW QUALITY PROTEIN: uncharacterized protein LOC142777264 (The sequence of the model RefSeq protein was modified relative to this genomic sequence to represent the inferred CDS: deleted 1 base in 1 codon; substituted 1 base at 1 genomic stop codon), protein MATLGRFDQFIEDSDEDFQSYVEWFDHFLKASQVSDNLKVSVFITAIGKKAYKLCKRCXNTGTLKTLLQPEKPENNMYAQLVQTLKEQYVPKTSMIAERFKFNRCFQQDGQAVTAFAVELKWLATSCNFGTFLDDALRDRFVAGLCDKKTQAELLKTSKLAFKEACDITRSIELARKESQNFQPKAAQGMISTFNRKTDSEKRPPHWREETSGMPAGTRGAEPLHCFRCGSEHEACICKFRKYQCRVCKRVGHLAKMCRDRGRDAANVIDEESDAGEHVLYNIYSCEGCTRLYEICLKLDQKSVRMQIDTGASVSIVLESLCKEYWPSLPLEPCRLKLKTYGGTPLTVKGKLNVSVEHNGQHKQLPLIVVKTNESTNTRLLGRDWLPALKLDWASVHGVCLDKVAFLLGKIC, encoded by the exons ATGGCGACGTTGGGAAGGTTCGATCAGTTCATCGAGGACAGTGACGAAGATTTTCAGTCCTACGTGGAGTGGTTCGACCACTTTCTGAAGGCCTCCCAGGTGAGCGACAACCTGAAGGTGTCAGTGTTCATAACGGCAATAGGAAAGAAGGCCTACAAA CTCTGCAAACGTTGCTAGAACACTGGAACGCTGAAAACGCTGCTGCAGCCAGAAAAGCCAGAAAACAACATGTACGCACAGTTAGTACAGACACTGAAAGAGCAATACGTTCCCAAAACTTCCATGATTGCCGAGCGTTTCAAATTCAATCGTTGTTTTCAACAAGATGGGCAAGCGGTGACAGCCTTCGCTGTAGAGCTGAAGTGGTTGGCGACATCCTGTAATTTCGGAACGTTTCTGGACGACGCGCTGCGCGACCGGTTTGTGGCAGGACTTTGCGACAAAAAAACACAAGCAGAGCTGCTAAAGACAAGCAAGCTGGCTTTTAAAGAGGCCTGCGATATCACTAGAAGTATCGAGTTGGCCAGGAAAGAAAGCCAGAATTTTCAGCCCAAGGCGGCGCAAGGAATGATCAGCACCTTTAACCGCAAAACAGATAGCGAGAAACGCCCACCACACTGGAGAGAAGAAACTTCGGGGATGCCTGCTGGCACCAGGGGGGCGGAACCACTGCACTGTTTCCGATGCGGCTCAGAGCATGAAGCATGTATCTGCAAATTTCGCAAGTACCAATGTCGGGTGTGTAAACGGGTTGGACACTTAGCGAAGATGTGTAGGGATAGAGGTAGAGACGCTGCGAACGTGATAGACGAGGAAAGTGACGCGGGTGAACATGTGCTGTACAATATCTATTCCTGTGAGGGGTGCACCAGACTCTACGAAATTTGCCTGAAGCTAGATCAGAAAAGTGTGCGCATGCAGATTGACACAGGGGCGTCTGTGTCAATTGTACTAGAGTCACTGTGCAAGGAATACTGGCCCAGCCTACCCTTAGAGCCATGCAGGCTTAAGCTAAAAACCTACGGTGGCACTCCGCTGACGGTAAAAGGGAAGCTAAATGTTTCCGTAGAGCACAATGGTCAACACAAGCAACTTCCGCTAATTGTCGTGAAAACTAACGAGAGTACTAACACTAGGCTGTTGGGGCGAGACTGGCTGCCAGCACTGAAGTTAGACTGGGCTAGTGTGCATGGGGTTTGCTTGGATAAAGTGGCATTCCTGCTTGGAAAAATATGCTAA